In Leucobacter insecticola, one DNA window encodes the following:
- a CDS encoding ABC transporter permease → MASRSVARNKLARTLTLRIASVLLILLVLSFITFTLLYLAPGDLVKNLLGNRPSTPEAIAAVRAQYHLDDPFLVRYVDWLLSALRGDFGVSIRLQQPVTMVIASRIGVTTGLIGLSFLVAVVSAIPLGILSAARNGTRIDRASNAVSLFGLSAPSFALAILAISVFALWIPIFPAYGAGNGGIDRLWHLVLPAAVLAAGIGAILMRMTRAAVLRELESDAITFARSRGVTEGTIQRIALRGALIPIVTSAGLILTFIIGGTIIVETVFALPGIGQLLQEAVLFKDLPVVQAITLLIAAAIAIITIIVDVSYLLLDPRVRARELNA, encoded by the coding sequence GTGGCCAGCCGATCCGTCGCGCGAAACAAACTCGCGCGTACTCTGACGCTACGCATCGCGAGCGTCTTGCTCATCCTGCTGGTGCTCTCGTTCATCACTTTCACCCTGCTCTATCTGGCGCCTGGAGATCTCGTAAAGAATCTCCTCGGCAACCGCCCAAGCACCCCCGAGGCGATCGCAGCGGTGCGCGCGCAATACCACCTTGATGACCCCTTCCTGGTGCGCTATGTTGACTGGCTACTCTCAGCCCTTCGCGGTGACTTCGGTGTCTCAATTCGACTCCAGCAACCGGTAACGATGGTGATCGCGAGCCGCATCGGCGTCACCACCGGACTCATCGGCCTCTCCTTCTTGGTCGCCGTGGTTTCCGCGATCCCACTTGGGATCCTCAGTGCCGCGCGCAATGGCACCCGCATCGACCGTGCATCAAACGCCGTGTCCCTGTTCGGGCTATCGGCGCCGAGCTTCGCACTCGCGATCCTCGCGATCTCTGTGTTCGCCTTATGGATCCCGATCTTCCCGGCCTATGGCGCCGGCAATGGCGGCATCGACCGGCTCTGGCACCTGGTGTTGCCAGCCGCCGTGCTCGCCGCAGGTATCGGAGCCATTTTGATGCGTATGACCCGCGCCGCAGTGCTGCGCGAACTCGAAAGCGACGCGATCACCTTCGCCCGATCGCGGGGCGTCACGGAGGGCACCATTCAGCGCATTGCCCTGCGTGGCGCACTGATCCCGATCGTCACGAGCGCGGGCCTCATCCTGACGTTTATTATCGGCGGCACCATCATTGTGGAAACGGTGTTCGCACTGCCGGGGATCGGCCAGCTACTCCAGGAGGCGGTCCTCTTTAAGGATCTCCCCGTCGTCCAAGCGATTACCCTGCTCATCGCTGCGGCAATCGCGATCATCACCATCATCGTGGACGTCAGCTATCTGCTGCTTGATCCTCGGGTGCGAGCACGGGAGCTGAACGCATGA